From a single Endozoicomonas euniceicola genomic region:
- a CDS encoding acyl-CoA dehydrogenase family protein, whose protein sequence is MNSSANSHAFALTPDQQNLMDYADRFAREQLYPLCEKMDNEEWWPQDTFKEMGKLGLLGVTVPEQYGGAGLSILEAGLILQAISRWNHAFALSWVAHDNLCVNSLYNNGNEMIRQKYLPKLCSGEWTGCLGLTEPGAGSDALGSMRTKAVRDGNEYILNGSKIYITNGPIADICLVYAKTQPGRGSKGITAFVVETSWPGFKVAQKLQKMGFRGSQTGELVFEDLRVPVDNILGEEHEGHKVVMSGLDVERAMIAPVNVGIAERTLELSVEYAKTREQFGKTIASFQMVQSRLADMYVWIETMKTFCWQVLAEVSHIDEATAGRGEIHARTAASIMYCADMCNRILDNGVQIHGGTGYIWESEMNRLFRSTKLLEIGAGTTEVRKMIIAGELLSDQ, encoded by the coding sequence ATGAACAGCTCAGCTAATAGCCATGCCTTTGCCCTTACCCCCGACCAGCAAAACCTGATGGACTATGCTGATCGTTTTGCCAGGGAACAACTCTACCCTCTGTGCGAAAAGATGGATAACGAAGAGTGGTGGCCGCAGGATACCTTTAAGGAAATGGGCAAACTGGGTCTGCTGGGCGTCACGGTGCCGGAGCAGTATGGCGGCGCAGGCTTATCGATTCTGGAAGCCGGTTTGATTCTGCAGGCGATTTCACGCTGGAACCATGCCTTTGCACTGAGCTGGGTAGCCCACGACAATCTTTGTGTGAATAGCCTGTATAACAACGGGAATGAAATGATCCGGCAGAAATATCTGCCAAAACTTTGCTCTGGTGAATGGACTGGCTGTCTGGGCTTAACTGAACCCGGCGCAGGTTCCGACGCACTGGGCTCCATGCGAACAAAAGCCGTTCGGGATGGGAATGAATACATTCTTAACGGCTCCAAGATTTATATTACCAATGGTCCCATTGCCGACATCTGCCTGGTGTATGCCAAAACTCAACCTGGCCGCGGCTCCAAAGGCATTACGGCATTTGTCGTAGAAACCAGCTGGCCCGGATTCAAGGTTGCCCAGAAGCTGCAAAAAATGGGGTTTCGGGGCAGCCAGACCGGAGAGCTGGTCTTTGAAGACCTGCGGGTTCCGGTGGACAACATTCTGGGTGAAGAACACGAGGGCCACAAGGTGGTAATGAGCGGGCTGGATGTTGAGCGCGCCATGATTGCCCCGGTCAATGTGGGTATTGCTGAGCGTACGCTGGAGCTGTCGGTGGAGTATGCCAAAACCCGTGAACAGTTTGGTAAAACCATTGCCAGTTTTCAGATGGTTCAGTCACGGCTGGCCGATATGTATGTCTGGATAGAAACCATGAAAACCTTCTGCTGGCAGGTACTGGCAGAAGTTTCCCATATTGATGAAGCCACTGCCGGCCGGGGTGAGATTCATGCCCGCACAGCGGCGTCCATCATGTATTGTGCCGATATGTGCAACCGGATTTTAGACAACGGTGTGCAGATACATGGAGGAACCGGCTATATCTGGGAATCGGAAATGAACCGGCTGTTCCGTTCCACCAAATTGCTGGAAATCGGTGCAGGCACGACCGAGGTTCGTAAAATGATTATTGCTGGCGAGCTGTTAAGCGATCAGTAG